In the genome of Harmonia axyridis chromosome 4, icHarAxyr1.1, whole genome shotgun sequence, the window GGAATCCATGTTACATTTATTGATTCATCATCATTCAAAAGTTCAACCTGTTATATGTCAgtcacattaatttttttttttttgttataggcAGCAGTATACCGTAGCAGCTATAACCGTTTCGCCCCATATTAACATATCTGCAGCTCCCTGACGTCTCAGTAATACTCAAATTTTGTCTTGTGTATGCAGCGCACTGCAAATGCACAAAACAATACAAAGAACAAGAAATATTCAAAGGGCTGTCCCAACTCACTAATGTTATTTGTGATAGCCTGAATGAACCAGCTCTCTTATAGGAATCTAAGACTTTGTATGTGACCTGTTTCCATTCACTTATACTCATTTTGAATTATGATCATGTATAAGAAAAagtgaaatattcatattaatatTGTGTGATATGATTCTTCAGTGATTAGAGAATGGTTTACTCTTATAAAAGCAAATTTCTGCAAGATTTAGATAGCAAAGGAACATTTGCTAAATATTTCGTATTCCTTCAAAGATGTTCACCGCTGTTTACTGTCATTTCCTTCTTCAAATTCATTAGGAACTTCAAGATATAACATAGTTcctgaaaataaaatcaaatacttctaattcaatttgtttataGTGAATTTTTCTCCGATTCATGTCTAAGCAAATTCTTGGCCAATTTCATGCTttggtcaattttttcaatctctAAGTTCATATATCACAGAAACCAACCAAATCTGAATAACTACAAATGAAGAATATGTTTGCAATATTGTTCTCAAATCACATGAAGTATATGtacatattgaagaaataattcgaacaaatattatgttttatatcattcatattcTTAAGTTTTATTATCGCctacaaaaatatttctaatgaaaatattagttatACATCAAATTTGCACAGAAATCAATacacaaaaaattattgatagaaATGGAATATTGTAATGAAACATTAATTCTTCATTTCATCTCTAACAAAAGTACTCAAAACGCATAATTAGATTGTGAATCatgatattataatataaatgaTGAtattgtagaaattttattttatttacaagAATCGATATATTTATATAGGCTTAACCATGACATGATTCTCTATTCATAAATAATCAATACCAAATTAAAAAACTTTAAGTGATATTAGTGTTGGAGTGTATGTTAttgatattgttattatttttgttgaacAATTTTCATGAACTTTAGTTTGGTGTCTAGAGGATActcaaaaatatcgatattatCTTGAACTTGATGTAGGGATtactatgaaaatttcatacctAATTCTCATGAACAATTGTTCTACTGGTTGATATGGCAGCAGGATATGTTAAATAACTTGGAATTTGTTAGTAGTTCAATTAAACACACTCAATGTGTGCAAGTAATATTTTCACCAAAGGTTGTGCTTATAATATTTTAATAAGACTGTATCAAATATTTGGTAGTTTTTAGATGACTAGTGATTTtgaattataatttataaataattcatcatgaaattgaatttcGCTTCGAAACCTaggttttgaaaatattcaagtaCATATCACAGAAACTGTAATATGAGTGTGTAGTTTTGTTGTATAAAAAACACATATATAGAACAAAAATTTAGTTAATTTATTTCCCCATCATGAAATACTTTTGATTGATCTGACAGATACCTTGAATAATTTCACATGATACACTCAGGTATATTACGTactttatttcagaaatatgccaaatatttcgatttttatttcagaaatttaatCTGGTCATGTAAACTGACAAATGAGATAGATTTCATAtgtaaaaaagtttttataatgAAGAGTGTATAAGTGTAATGGAAACCATTTGTTTTTCTTCTAGTTTAGTTGGTAATGTATATTTTGATACTCTCTTCGTTTTCGGAGGACATTTTATGGTCTGTAGAACATAtcgctgattttttttttttgattttcaatgtACAGCAACAGTTCTGACCTGGCTCAATTATATGTTCTCTCGAAATACTAAtgaatcagtttttttttacaacttAATTGTATATTAATGCAAACAATGTATACCAATTATTTTACATTATGAGCATATACTTTTGCatctattataattatatttgtaTCTTGTATATATGATTCATAAAATTCGCATAATTCCCTTGACAATAGTTATCATTACATATACTATACATCTTTTTCAGTAATACTTATGACAAGGAATGCACAAATAAATGCTGTACAttttagattttgttttttttttaacattgatCAATTACCAGATTGATATActattttgaatttgatttcAGTATCAATTGCTGTTTTAATAGCAAATATAAATAATCGAGACCACTTTTGTGTAAATTAAGTAATTCCAAAATTACTTCAGAAATAAAAGACCAATATGTAGTTTTTATATGCTTATTcatcttttcatttttatgaacaaTCTTCTTTGGCAAGTACGGCTtggttttcaacaaaaaaagatCATCCATCCAGTCATTGACCCcacatttttaaatttgtttgatAGTTGTAGAGACTGAACATTTTGGAAGACTTGGATTTGAAAAGAATTTTCTCAAACAATTAACCAAAATAGAGTAGTTTTATATGTAGAATAAGTAGTATGTATATTTACCCGGCTGGGTGATCCATTGGACTAATGTAACTGACAATAAGGATTTGCTTTGCACCATTTTTGCTGATTCAAAAAGAATCAAGATGAAATGAAGATGATGAAATTAGGAAGGAAGTCAATTTCTATGCAGGGATTGTGAGAGTGTGATTATGGATTAATACATCTGcctaaaatttttttgagttcGATATCATTTGCTTCACGATATCAATAAATAATGAGCAGGTTAGcctcaaataattttttatcacATTAAATGCTTATTGAGGCAAGAAAATCTTGTATAATGTCGAAGAAAGCATACTTTAACAGATCCGATTCAAACCTGATTTAGGAATTGTTACTGATTATGGATCATGGGTTTACGAGAGTAATGGAGATCAATGCCCAAATATGTAGTCTAGATAGAGATAGTATTGCTTTATCGAATTTGTATTCAGAGATTTAGTGTGGAAAACTACacttttttataaaaagttttttagggaagaaaaaatttattttaactcaattctaatgaaaaaatgatgaaatatattaattgaactcaggtttcagattcttctgctgagttttgacTTCATAAAACGCTcgaacatttgtttttttttctttcttttttttccacgtCCAACACTAGTTTattttattccaaaaatcatttgtgaaatttgttaaaattgaaaaaaagtatgTAATACATTTTTCTAGGAATCCAGATTTCTCGGAGAAAGTAGACAATGCCGCCTTCCAATATTTGTCCCCCTTCTAGAGCGGGCCAGGCGGTTTCAAGTTCTCCTGCTCAGTTTCCACTTTATAAAgagcattgttttttttcttcaagattATCGATGATAATAGGATGAACCCTCATTTTCAATtggaatgcgcccacgcccaacactatagttaaattgaattaaaatatgaaaaatattttaatataatggaatgtggtatcgTTTACCCGAAGTACaatccaaagaaaaatatttaattaagtACATCATAGTCTTGGAAAAGTAAAATACTAGATTTTTGGCAGATAGAAAACTGatacaattttcattcatttttattgaattacatTAAATTAGTCTAAATCGAATTAAGTAATACATGTGTAATATCAATTTGTTCGTTTGTCTGCGTTGTTCAAAGTGACACATATTTTGAGACCATAGGTTGTTTCATGAGTTCATTGAAGAACATATTTCTCAGCTCCATTACTTCAAATTCCTCCAATTCTATGGGAGCATTATATAAAAATGCGGCAGTAGTTTGTTTTTTAGAGAGAACAGAGTTGATCACTGTTTCTACAATTGGGCTTATGATGTTGGAAATAAGTACATTGTGCTTATTGATGAAAACATCAACTGTATCGTCCAAAATTTGGCTACACAAAATGCTGAAAGCTTCGTTGTTGATCATACCATGAAGGtcgaactgaaaaaaatataactcgTAATCTAATCTGAATTATTTTATCCTACAGTTGAGAGAGTTCCCGGAATAGGTTTAATATCACTTACAAAgcattatttgaaatataattttttagtacctaccataaagtaataaacatagatagagggagtatacgcaatttatacatgtctccaacatggttagattacgttgtcggattgtgatatattttcaaatccacaattttactatatcgttgtTTGGCAACTTTCGCTCTCCTAGTGTCGGTTGTTTCacttcgtttggcgcgcttgaagtttgttttctgaatttctgatatatttgggtatttatttcgatatattttgagttaatatgaaacgttgattcaatatgggacataagaagtgcgttctttgtggagaaactcgcgaattaagtgaaatatcgtatcactgatatgttttcatttccgcgcgtttcatgtcaaatttgatagttcatgttggagacaaaatttgcttactaaaaatgacatatgctccctctgttTATGTTTATTACCTTGAGGTCAGGACCAATGATAAACATTTGGAAGACTatgtaaattaattataagttttggtactccctctatctatgtttattactctgaggtaccTACACTTTAATTCTCGTTTGTTtaggaaaattgtgaaaaataacaTTTGTTCAGAAAAATTCGACAATGCCAGAATTGATTAGGGCCAAACACGTAAAAATAATACTTACAACTGCATCCCCTAGATTCATGATAATAGATGTATTCTTGACTTGCATTTGCAATTTCAGTATGTTCAAGGAGTACTTCGATGTGAAATTTAGTCGTAGGTTCTTCAAACGAAtactaaaaacaaaaaataatatgtaATGTCAAAATTTCTATAACATGAAGATTGAATAGGGTTTTTGTctgtaattttaaaattttgagccgggaatggtaTCAAACAATAAGGCTCTACACACTGATATCGAATTCGTCCTCAAATTCTTTCTGTCCGTATATCCTACGGTGAACACAATAATTCCCAAAGttctagaaaattcaaattttcaataattggtAAATATGGCCGGACGAAGTTTTAATTACTAATAATTTAAAAACTACCGAttcgatcaaaatgaaatgttGTATTTAGACGTGAAATAACATATTTTaagtttcatgcaaaatttatgtcaatctcGTCAAAATTCcagaataatatcgaaaaaatattactCAATTTTGGTTGTATAAAATAACAACATCAAGCTTCATGTGAAATTTCAAGCCGATCACATCATCAAAACCgtagaaatttcaagaagaatattgaaaaatatatccgGTCAGTTTGAGATTGTACATAGATATATACAAGGTGATCCTATATTGAaggtacaaaagaaaatgacATATTCCTCGAATCATTTTAAGAAGAAAGTCCTAGGCCCGCAAATGTTTTGcgttcgagatacagggtgttaaaattcattttttcttatatcaccttcccttcacaaaatatttaactgaaatttggcgtagatatttcattttaaatttttcatcatttgatatgctaattttgaatgcaaatttacagggtaatatttttctgagGCACTGCCCGCTTTTTTCTaccagaacatttttttttgacggACTACTGGTAGTATACctaaataaatgtaaaaataatttttggtccagtactacactttttggctTCTTGTAGTTCAGttcaaggaaaaatttcaaacaaatctctagtacctaatgtccaggaaaatccaaataatcattaagatccagctagtaagttgtgatgaataaactaattataaagtttgatttttatttacccagtctgtagcgaagataaataaagattcgataaactgtttaTGTATTATGGTGATTTAATTCCTATAAAATTTGTAAACctattctgaatttcaaaaatagaaaaagtaatGATCATGTGGAGAAACATAGAATCCCtttttcctaaattttctgtACATTCTGGTGTCTCTCCGAAAATTGTCTTTTCAATGATTTACTCACTTTGCAGGTCCTTCTCCATACATGGGCAGGATTGAACCGAATAACAAATCGGAAAAGTAATTGGTATTTATGTTTATACTTGGGATGTCCACTATTACAGTCAGAGcgcttttcatcatatttacgCTAACCGATGAAGCATTGAAATTTTTAGCTCCAATTTCAATCAAATCGGTTAAAATGAAGCTGCCACTGAAAAGAAAAATGTGTTATCAAACTTTGTGCAATGCACCAATTTCCTTATATcagaattatatttttaattatattatataatacaaGATGTCTCAAAAGAATGATTATATTTGTTTAGCTTACTGCGTCAATCGGTAGCCTGGCTCTTGGTAATTAAGTCATTGTGGAGAGTTTCTCGGGAGCGGATCGTGCATTGTGCGTAcgcaaattttacaaaaatgataACTCTGCGAGTATAGCGCCTTATAACATATCCATTCCAtacattcaatatttttattcaaaaattgaggaaaattagttctgctgatcttgtaattgaTTTAGCATTAGTATGCCAAATTTTTGGGAGAGCCCTTCTGCTCCCCCTGGAGTCGCCACTGTTCCTCTCACTCCTTCTTCACTAGATAACCTAAAACTCGGGTGCCCAAGGTCACTCAGAACGGGTTAATCtgtctgttcgtgatgattCTGACCTTTCCATTCGGAAGCTCGAAAATGCTTTGAATATGCATAGATAATCGCTAGACCGCATTTTGCACGAAGATCTAAAGATGATATAACAAGAAGGAATGGTTCTAGCTGGATGAAGTTACTTCATACATGTTCAATGTGTCGCTGCCACAAGTAAGTCGAATTTTTTCAGGCAAATTTATCTCCTGGAAAGGTGACATTCATTGCGTTTCGACTTTATAAATCGCTCGAACATTCtgcttttttttttatattattgaataaaagAACTGGATGATGCTGATGAATTGTttgtaattattgaatttgataaaaaaattatttttttttaattaaaaaaaattaaattcattcttccaggaatccagatttcttggaaaaagtaggtaatgccgccctccattatttgccttCCCTCTAGAGCGGGTCCTGCGGTGTCAGGTTCTTCTGCCCAGTtttgattttgtaaaaagcttgaaacttttgttttatttttctttaagaTTATCGTGTGAAACAATCAGattatgcggatgaaccattattttaaattctaaTGTATCAacgcccaacactagttaatttgatgtaaaaaatgaaaaatataatataatggaatgtgCTATGAGCTAATAAAATTTCTTATATTTCTCAAGAAGGATAAGTAGGAAATAGTGAAATGGAATCacttctcgtatattttgcattccattctgaggaatcatcattctgattggagaattgtaaagaaaaataatccagagctggcccaagtggcaataaaattcggcagcGTTCAGCAAAGCGAACACCAATAAGCCTGATGAATGTATGTGCATAATGcagcacctttgatggtttttgatgttgattAAATTTCCTTAaattcctgttgttgctgaccgaatgtaatctcattcggtactttgaatttctacacatgtgattttttgttgatcaagcttgaaatgccgcccttgaattttgccgccctaggcgaccgcctaccttGCCTATAGCGACAgcagttgtttcacgtcgtttggcgagcttgaagtttgttttctgaatttctgatatattcgtattagatatttatttcaatatattttgagttaatatgctccctctatttatgataattattactctgaggttagaTTGAATGAATGTCTTCAACGCGAGGGTATAGACAttcgtatgatattatttttttggaattattcccaaataatgtattttcctaattgataaatattttttcgacaaatgtatttttttataaaatttcgtGTGAGACATCTTATATTTGAAtgtgaaataaattattcaaggtTTTAGTTTTGTAGAATTATAAAGAGTTTCAAAAGTAGAGTATAAGTAAGTATGCTTACTTCGCCAAATTTTCATATGGAAGAGATATATTCAGTTTAGCGATACTTATTGGTTCAGGAACTACAGCTCTTACAGAGTCCAGCAGTTTCTTGATTATTCCACTTATTATGTCAGAAATCGAACCTCCAAGAGAAGGAAAacctgaaatatttgaaaaataaaatttaaattactACGAAAGCACCATactattttttctttatgtaaGTTTCGTGCATTTCATAATAGAACTGAAATGTTTCGGTTACTGTTATAATTTCACGAGTACCAGTTTATAGAAAGAACTAAGAATAAACAATGCGGAAATTATATTAGTGTAAAACATTTTGCTAATATAGGTATTTTGAATGAGTTGTTATTCTGGATTTCAACTACACTAGAACAAACTTTCCAAAGTTAAGTAATGAATCGTCATGAAACTCTGGAATATTGTCGAACGAAATTTTGCAAATATTTTTAGTTTAGTGTAAAACATGAATAAGAGCTTCTTCAAAATTTACTTGATAAAAATCGGAAATAGGCGTAAGCAGTTCGCCATTTCGTATTTACTAGATCACTCCCAAACAGTGGCGGATTTACAAATTTGCCGCCTGTAGGCTTTTCAACTTATGCCGCCTCTGAATTGTGATACGTTAGTTCACAATCATATCAATcacattttctttcaataagATTCTAACTATGATTTGCCCCATCATCGCTGTTGCATCAACTTTTCCCGGATAGTTTGTAAAATTGGGAAGTATCGTGTCAGATCCTTGATTATTTTCTCTGCAAACAATATCTCAACCATGTACTAAAGTAAGGTAAGATATAAGTATGGCTTAAAACTATACAATacttacataatataaataaagcTTAAACAGAAAATATACATTTGGCGAacgttgatgaatatttttcattacacTGACAGTTTAAAAGcaatacaataaatttccttttttAATAATCTATTAGTACTATCTACAGTTTAAGTTGAATTTTAAAAGCATTACAATATCTTTTTGCGAGACTTCAAATTTGCAAAATCATTAATAATACTCGTATCATCGTACTTACTAAATCTTATTCACTAGTATATTTAATAGAGAGTTTAGCAACTGTTGATGTTGAGATATTAAGTATTTAGCTCTCTATATAGGACTTTATTTCGATTTTTgtcaaatgttttattttttctccaatttttgaaattcgtgttttgtgtaaatttttttgaattctgtAAATTGAAATTGGCGCCCTGAGCTTCATCCTGCTTGTAAATCCGCCACTGCtgccaaatttttttcatcaataaaacAAACCGATATGAATTGTATATTCATAACGAGTTTAGTTGACTTTCACTTTTCTCAGTTCGTAGcaaataaaataagatttttcccattaatttttctatttttttatgtataAAATGCCGTCGACCAAAAATCTATTCGAATATGAACATTTATTGAAAATGCacctatataataataaatcgacgttaaattttcgaaaaacataCCTCCCAATTTATACTCATCAGAACCAACGGACTGGTCCGCTGAAATACCGACAATTAAAACGAAAAGTAAGAACAACTTCATCGTGCTCATTCAATAGTCACAcatcaaaataatattatgCCGAATAAAACTGAAATGCCTCCAGTTGAATTGActctatttattaatttcaaatttccttCAATTACAATATTACTGATAATATCTTTTGAGTGTTCAGGTAGCTATCTATGTATTGTTCTTTTAGATCTCTCAGTTATCAaggaaattcattattatcaacAATATCATTAGTGAAATATGTCAAATGATTGATTAATATCAAATTATCGGATATGAATCgattattttaagaaaattcAATGCTGATCAACAATGTTTTCCTCATCAGTATAGGTATTTATAAGTTGAAAAATTGTTGACGATAAAACACTTGCATTTTATTTGGTGATCAAATCTGTAGTGGTTTATTGAATGCGAAAATGGGATTTTTGATTAGTAACGAATACAACAAGAATATTATTCATAGGTTTCTTCAACTTCGATCTTCAAATTTGAGTAGAAGTTGACCAAGTTATACTTACGTAGGTACATCATTTATAAATTTGTGATAGAAAATCttcttttacaaaaaaaaaaacgttcgtTCATTAATGCGCGCATTGTAGGCCACAGAactattgaaataatttattttatgagaTGTTTTTTAAAGTTTTTAAAGTCATTTATTATCATATCATTGTTGTCGATTATTAGACAATTcttttcttcgatattctgcttgcaAGAAGCTCGAAATCATGAATAGAATCACCGAGATGGTTAActcattttgttttgaatttaattttatgcAGCGTGTTACAATACTTAGTAGGTACTGAGGATTTCAGAATGAAGAAAAGTTGTatggaaaaaatggtgaaatgggtggagaataaaaattaatgagacAGTTCAAGTTAAATACTCATTTCAATATCCAGTTATCCGAATCTTCATCAACAAAATATCTGAGTATGCATCTTGATAAACAACTTTCCCTAAAagaacatataaaaaaaagaaaacataagTTAAAGATTTTTATTGGTTGATTGgtagaaaatccaaattatcactTGAAAATAATCATCAATCCTATCTGGACTTATGGATGTTTAGGTGAATATAACTTGTCCATAATACAGAGAATCTAATCCAATTCCATTGGATTTGTTTTTCTGACATTTTTAATGAGCTTTTGATGTGATTGCACTGacattttgattagtttttaaTGACATTTTGATTCGATTTTATTAACCTTTCGATTTGATTttgatgacattttgatttaattcCAATGACATTATGATTCATTCTTAAAGACCTTTCGATTTTATTttaatgacattttgatttgtttttaatgatcttttgatttgtttttgatGACCTTGTGATAAGACGTTAATGAGCTTTTGATTTGATtagtttttaatgatttttcgaTTCGTTTTTGATGACATTTTGATTCGTTTCTAATGAccttctgattttttttatgacatttgattcgttttttaatgaatttttgatttattttcaatgagcttttgattttgatttgattttaatGACATTTTGATTCGTTTTTAATGATTCTTTGATTTGTTTCTGGTGACCTTCTTTTAAtgagattttgatttgattagTTTTTAATGATCTTTTTATTCGTTTTTAATGACCTTCTGATTTTTTTTAGACATATTATtcgtttttaatgaatttttggtttgtttttAATAAGCTCTTGGTTTTGATATAGTTTCAATGACATTTGATtcgtttttaatgaatttttgatttgTTCTCAATGagcttttgatttgattttaatGACATTCTGATTAGTTTTTGATGACCTTTCGATTTGATTTCAATGACATTTTGATTCGTTTTTAAGgaatttttgatttgtttttaatgagattttgatttgatttcaatgacattttgattaatttttgatgatcttttgatttgtttttaatgACATTTCGATTCCAAGAATTCCAATCCAAAATTCTAAGGATATAGTCAACCCGCCTTGTCATGTTACGAATGATGAATGAAACACTTCGTATTCAAAAGTTCCTTATGTAGTCCTTATCCAGGACTGAAGTAACAGACATCACACAAAACTAGGACGCCATCCAAACCATTGATCGAACTAGTGATCTGAACTCAAACAAACAGGTGACTAAAGCCAAAATGGCTAGCGGATGTGAACAATTCCTGAGGACTTGTCACTGGAAAAGACTTCATGCATAATGCCACTTGAGAGCTTCTAGCTCTGAATCAGCAAATTCGGATTGTTTGTAatacattttcaattaaaaaaatgaataaattgtaCAGTTTTGTCGTCTTAACTAAAGGTCAACCTATTATGTTTTAAGATAGAGAAGACATCGCCGTCGAAACGGAGCTGTAAACaaaaatgagaatttttcaactgaaagaGTAGGACCTGAAAAGCACACCTAACACcactgtaccgggtttttcaccataatttgacccccccccccttcaactttgttactaaaagaggtacaaaaaaatgttttctacaaaagtttcactaAATCGacaagtgttttttaaaatgatttcacaaaacgaaatatatacagagtgggcgacatattgatagcaacttaattttttcaaatggaacaccctgtatattcttttatatttgactagctctttttcccatgatttcgaatatataaccatagtatccttatactatgatataacatgtttggcctatctctcttattctgagtaccacagagtttcaaattttaagaaccacctggcatgctgaGTAATCacttttcaagtggtaggctgcgataactcaaaatgcccttttttgagttatctcgttggcaatttgactatatgtcatatcgttgccaacgagataactaaaaaaagggcattttgagttatcacagcctaccacttgaaaagtGATTACTCAGCATGCCAGTTGGTTCTTAAAATGCCTGAAAACTGattcagtaatcagttttcaagtaggTAGTAGCCTGCGATAACTcgaaatgcccttttttgagttatctcgttggcaacgatatgaaaTATAGTTAAATTGCCAACGCGATAACTCAAAAATGggcattttaagaaccacctggcatgctgagtaatcaattttcaagtggtaggctgcgataactcaaaatgcccttttctgagttatttcgttggcaatttgactatatatacctcagaataagagagataggccaaacatatgttatatcatagtataaggatacTATGGttaaatattcgaaatcaggggaaaaagagctagtcaaatatagaaaaatatacagggtgttccatttgaaaaaatgaagttgctatcaatatgttgcccactctgtatatatttcgttttgtgaaatcatttgaaaaaacactagtcgatttcgtgaaacttttgtagaaaacatttttttgcacCTCTTT includes:
- the LOC123678244 gene encoding uncharacterized protein LOC123678244; its protein translation is MSTMKLFLLFVLIVGISADQSVGSDEYKLGGFPSLGGSISDIISGIIKKLLDSVRAVVPEPISIAKLNISLPYENLANGSFILTDLIEIGAKNFNASSVSVNMMKSALTVIVDIPSININTNYFSDLLFGSILPMYGEGPANIRLKNLRLNFTSKYSLNILKLQMQVKNTSIIMNLGDAVFDLHGMINNEAFSILCSQILDDTVDVFINKHNVLISNIISPIVETVINSVLSKKQTTAAFLYNAPIELEEFEVMELRNMFFNELMKQPMVSKYVSL